From one Humulus lupulus chromosome 8, drHumLupu1.1, whole genome shotgun sequence genomic stretch:
- the LOC133798237 gene encoding potassium transporter 2 isoform X2, whose product MDLNYRKCWNSPKGSWKNTLLLAYQSLGVVYGDLSISPLYVYKSTFAEDIQHSDTNEEIYGVLSFVFWTLTLVPLCKYVFIVLRADDNGEGGTFALYSLLCRHAKVSLLPNRQAVDESLSTYKLEHTPESKNSSRVKHILEKYKGLHTAVLILVLLGTCMVIGDGLLTPAISVFSAVSGLELSMSKEHHQYAVIPITCFILLCLFALQHYGTHRVGFFFAPIVLTWLLCISTLGLYNIFRWNPHVYQALSPYYMFKFLKKTRISGWMSLGGILLCITGSEAMFADLGHFSYAAIQIAFTFLVYPALILAYMGQAAYLSHHHHSKHSISFYVSVPECVRWPVLVVAILASVVGSQAIISGTFSIINQSQSIGCFPRVKVVHTSDKIHGQIYIPEINWILMILCIAVTIGFRDTKHMGNASGLAVMTVMLVTTCLTSLVIILCWNKPPILAILFLVFFGSIELLYFSASLTKFTEGAWFPILLALFLMTIMFVWHYATIKKYEYDLHNKVSLEWLLALGPSLGIARVPGIGLVFTDLTSGIPANFSRFVTNLPAFHRILVFVCVKSVPVPFVTPAERYLVGRVGPAAHRSYRCIVRYGYRDVHQDIDSFETELVDKLADFIRYDWCQAHRDNSCSDDDVFRSNESSECRLAVIGTVAFSGAPAYEIEETVGPASVSVDFPTVESITEVIEMEAVNQNERRVRFAIDEDPEADNTRREIEMQLREELEELYQAQQAGTAFILGHSHVQAKQGSSVFKKLAINFGYNFLRRNCRGPDVALKVPPVSLLEFWVKAITMGLRALPALTTPRSNFFPNLNVTQLSSKSYNGAHTKKSSKFSVLATKKEEEPKKSKQSLFSSVAEALDFSQVRSEQDAALLEDARQATKSGEKMNREQYGALRRKIGGTYKDFFKSYVEVDGQYVEEGWVDKTCKVCKKDTRGEARQVDKLGRYVHVACLEKSKSGNFFTRLFSS is encoded by the exons ATGGATCTCAACTACAGAAAGTGTTGGAACAGTCCAAAG GGTTCATGGAAGAACACCCTTCTCTTAGCGTACCAAAGCCTTGGTGTGGTATACGGGGACCTAAGCATTTCTCCTCTGTATGTTTACAAGAGCACATTTGCAGAAGACATTCAACACTCAGACACTAACGAAGAGATTTATGGGgttctttcttttgttttctgGACTCTTACTTTAGTCCCTCTCTGCAAGTATGTCTTTATTGTGCTCCGAGCAGATGATAATGGAGAGG GTGGTACTTTTGCTCTGTATTCACTCTTATGTAGGCATGCAAAAGTGAGCCTTTTACCCAATCGGCAAGCTGTTGATGAATCACTCTCTACATATAAATTAGAACACACACCAGAAAGTAAAAATAGTTCAAGGGTGAAACATATACTTGAGAAGTACAAGGGCTTGCATACAGCTGTGCTGATTCTGGTTCTTCTTGGTACTTGTATGGTAATTGGAGATGGGCTTCTCACCCCTGCCATTTCAG TTTTTTCAGCAGTATCAGGCCTTGAATTATCCATGTCTAAGGAGCACCACCAGT ATGCTGTGATTCCAATAACTTGCTTCATATTATTGTGCCTATTTGCTCTTCAACATTATGGTACACACCGAGTTGGATTCTTCTTTGCACCAATTGTGTTGACGTGGCTGCTATGCATCAGTACCCTTGGCTTGTATAATATATTTCGCTGGAACCCACATGTTTATCAAGCTCTTTCCCCATATTACATGTTCAAGTTCTTGAAGAAGACAAGGATAAGTGGATGGATGTCTTTAGGTGGAATATTACTGTGCATAACAG GCTCAGAAGCTATGTTTGCTGATCTTGGACACTTCTCATATGCGGCCATTCAG ATTGCTTTCACCTTTCTGGTTTATCCAGCACTTATTTTGGCATACATGGGCCAGGCTGCTTATTTATCACATCATCACCACTCCAAGCATAGTATCAGTTTTTATGTCTCAGTTCCTG AATGCGTAAGGTGGCCAGTTCTTGTTGTAGCTATTCTTGCTTCAGTTGTTGGAAGCCAAGCAATCATCAGTGGAACATTTTCTATCATAAACCAAAGCCAGTCGATTGGTTGCTTCCCAAGAGTCAAGGTCGTTCACACTTCTGACAAGATTCATGGTCAGATATATATTCCAGAGATCAATTGGATTCTCATGATCCTTTGCATTGCTGTAACAATTGGATTTAGAGACACTAAACACATGGGAAATGCATCAG GGCTGGCAGTGATGACAGTTATGCTAGTGACCACATGCCTGACTTCTTTGGTGATAATACTTTGTTGGAATAAGCCCCCTATTCTAGCTATTTTGTTCCTTGTCTTTTTTGGCTCCATTGAATTGCTGTACTTCTCAGCTTCCCTCACTAAGTTCACTGAAGGAGCCTGGTTCCCAATCCTTCTTGCCCTTTTCCTCATGACCATCATGTTTGTTTGGCATTATGCCACCATCAAGAAATACGAATACGATCTCCACAACAAGGTTTCTTTGGAATGGCTTCTAGCCTTGGGCCCAAGCCTTGGAATTGCCAGAGTTCCTGGAATTGGTCTAGTCTTCACTGATCTCACTTCGGGTATCCCTGCCAACTTCTCCCGCTTTGTCACCAACCTCCCTGCCTTCCATCGCATCCTTGTTTTCGTCTGTGTAAAATCTGTACCAGTCCCCTTCGTTACCCCTGCTGAGAGGTACCTCGTGGGCCGTGTTGGCCCTGCAGCTCATCGATCCTACAGGTGCATCGTCCGATATGGATACCGGGATGTTCATCAGGACATTGACTCCTTTGAGACCGAGCTTGTAGATAAGCTTGCAGATTTTATCAGATATGATTGGTGCCAAGCACACCGGGATAACTCGTGCAGTGACGATGATGTCTTCCGTTCTAACGAGTCAAGTGAGTGTAGGTTGGCCGTGATTGGAACAGTAGCGTTCTCTGGTGCACCAGCTTATGAGATTGAGGAGACTGTTGGGCCAGCTAGTGTCTCTGTTGATTTCCCAACTGTGGAAAGCATCACTGAAGTTATAGAGATGGAAGCTGTTAATCAAAATGAGAGAAGAGTGAGGTTTGCCATTGATGAGGATCCCGAAGCAGATAATACCCGGCGAGAGATCGAAATGCAGCTGCGAGAAGAGCTGGAAGAACTGTACCAAGCTCAACAAGCTGGGACTGCATTCATATTGGGACATTCGCATGTTCAGGCAAAGCAAGGTTCATCTGTGTTCAAGAAACTAGCCATTAACTTTGGGTATAATTTCCTGAGGAGGAATTGCCGGGGTCCAGATGTGGCCCTCAAAGTCCCACCAGTGTCTCTTCTTGAG TTTTGGGTCAAAGCAATAACAATGGGACTGAGAGCTCTCCCAGCTTTGACAACCCCAAGAAGCAATTTTTTCCCAAATTTAAACGTAACCCAACTCTCATCTAAGTCCTACAATGGAGCTCACACCAAGAAGAGCTCGAAATTCAGTGTCTTAGCGAccaaaaaggaagaagaaccCAAGAAGAGTAAGCAGTCTTTGTTTAGCAGTGTAGCAGAGGCACTTGATTTTTCTCAAGTTAGGTCAGAACAGGACGCTGCGCTTCTAGAAGATGCTAGACAAGCTACCAAGTCAGGAGAAAAGATGAACAGAGAACAG TATGGAGCTCTCAGAAGGAAAATTGGAGGAACATACAAAGATTTTTTCAAATCCTACGTTGAAG TGGATGGGCAATATGTGGAAGAAGGGTGGGTGGACAAAACTTGTAAAGTGTGCAAGAAAGATACAAGGGGTGAGGCAAGACAAGTTGACAAGCTTGGGAGATATGTTCATGTGGCTTGTTTGGAGAAATCAAAATCGGGAAACTTTTTCACCAGGCTCTTCTCAAGCTGA
- the LOC133798237 gene encoding potassium transporter 2 isoform X1, which yields MDLNYRKCWNSPKGSWKNTLLLAYQSLGVVYGDLSISPLYVYKSTFAEDIQHSDTNEEIYGVLSFVFWTLTLVPLCKYVFIVLRADDNGEGGTFALYSLLCRHAKVSLLPNRQAVDESLSTYKLEHTPESKNSSRVKHILEKYKGLHTAVLILVLLGTCMVIGDGLLTPAISVFSAVSGLELSMSKEHHQYAVIPITCFILLCLFALQHYGTHRVGFFFAPIVLTWLLCISTLGLYNIFRWNPHVYQALSPYYMFKFLKKTRISGWMSLGGILLCITGSEAMFADLGHFSYAAIQIAFTFLVYPALILAYMGQAAYLSHHHHSKHSISFYVSVPECVRWPVLVVAILASVVGSQAIISGTFSIINQSQSIGCFPRVKVVHTSDKIHGQIYIPEINWILMILCIAVTIGFRDTKHMGNASGLAVMTVMLVTTCLTSLVIILCWNKPPILAILFLVFFGSIELLYFSASLTKFTEGAWFPILLALFLMTIMFVWHYATIKKYEYDLHNKVSLEWLLALGPSLGIARVPGIGLVFTDLTSGIPANFSRFVTNLPAFHRILVFVCVKSVPVPFVTPAERYLVGRVGPAAHRSYRCIVRYGYRDVHQDIDSFETELVDKLADFIRYDWCQAHRDNSCSDDDVFRSNESSECRLAVIGTVAFSGAPAYEIEETVGPASVSVDFPTVESITEVIEMEAVNQNERRVRFAIDEDPEADNTRREIEMQLREELEELYQAQQAGTAFILGHSHVQAKQGSSVFKKLAINFGYNFLRRNCRGPDVALKVPPVSLLEVGMVYIV from the exons ATGGATCTCAACTACAGAAAGTGTTGGAACAGTCCAAAG GGTTCATGGAAGAACACCCTTCTCTTAGCGTACCAAAGCCTTGGTGTGGTATACGGGGACCTAAGCATTTCTCCTCTGTATGTTTACAAGAGCACATTTGCAGAAGACATTCAACACTCAGACACTAACGAAGAGATTTATGGGgttctttcttttgttttctgGACTCTTACTTTAGTCCCTCTCTGCAAGTATGTCTTTATTGTGCTCCGAGCAGATGATAATGGAGAGG GTGGTACTTTTGCTCTGTATTCACTCTTATGTAGGCATGCAAAAGTGAGCCTTTTACCCAATCGGCAAGCTGTTGATGAATCACTCTCTACATATAAATTAGAACACACACCAGAAAGTAAAAATAGTTCAAGGGTGAAACATATACTTGAGAAGTACAAGGGCTTGCATACAGCTGTGCTGATTCTGGTTCTTCTTGGTACTTGTATGGTAATTGGAGATGGGCTTCTCACCCCTGCCATTTCAG TTTTTTCAGCAGTATCAGGCCTTGAATTATCCATGTCTAAGGAGCACCACCAGT ATGCTGTGATTCCAATAACTTGCTTCATATTATTGTGCCTATTTGCTCTTCAACATTATGGTACACACCGAGTTGGATTCTTCTTTGCACCAATTGTGTTGACGTGGCTGCTATGCATCAGTACCCTTGGCTTGTATAATATATTTCGCTGGAACCCACATGTTTATCAAGCTCTTTCCCCATATTACATGTTCAAGTTCTTGAAGAAGACAAGGATAAGTGGATGGATGTCTTTAGGTGGAATATTACTGTGCATAACAG GCTCAGAAGCTATGTTTGCTGATCTTGGACACTTCTCATATGCGGCCATTCAG ATTGCTTTCACCTTTCTGGTTTATCCAGCACTTATTTTGGCATACATGGGCCAGGCTGCTTATTTATCACATCATCACCACTCCAAGCATAGTATCAGTTTTTATGTCTCAGTTCCTG AATGCGTAAGGTGGCCAGTTCTTGTTGTAGCTATTCTTGCTTCAGTTGTTGGAAGCCAAGCAATCATCAGTGGAACATTTTCTATCATAAACCAAAGCCAGTCGATTGGTTGCTTCCCAAGAGTCAAGGTCGTTCACACTTCTGACAAGATTCATGGTCAGATATATATTCCAGAGATCAATTGGATTCTCATGATCCTTTGCATTGCTGTAACAATTGGATTTAGAGACACTAAACACATGGGAAATGCATCAG GGCTGGCAGTGATGACAGTTATGCTAGTGACCACATGCCTGACTTCTTTGGTGATAATACTTTGTTGGAATAAGCCCCCTATTCTAGCTATTTTGTTCCTTGTCTTTTTTGGCTCCATTGAATTGCTGTACTTCTCAGCTTCCCTCACTAAGTTCACTGAAGGAGCCTGGTTCCCAATCCTTCTTGCCCTTTTCCTCATGACCATCATGTTTGTTTGGCATTATGCCACCATCAAGAAATACGAATACGATCTCCACAACAAGGTTTCTTTGGAATGGCTTCTAGCCTTGGGCCCAAGCCTTGGAATTGCCAGAGTTCCTGGAATTGGTCTAGTCTTCACTGATCTCACTTCGGGTATCCCTGCCAACTTCTCCCGCTTTGTCACCAACCTCCCTGCCTTCCATCGCATCCTTGTTTTCGTCTGTGTAAAATCTGTACCAGTCCCCTTCGTTACCCCTGCTGAGAGGTACCTCGTGGGCCGTGTTGGCCCTGCAGCTCATCGATCCTACAGGTGCATCGTCCGATATGGATACCGGGATGTTCATCAGGACATTGACTCCTTTGAGACCGAGCTTGTAGATAAGCTTGCAGATTTTATCAGATATGATTGGTGCCAAGCACACCGGGATAACTCGTGCAGTGACGATGATGTCTTCCGTTCTAACGAGTCAAGTGAGTGTAGGTTGGCCGTGATTGGAACAGTAGCGTTCTCTGGTGCACCAGCTTATGAGATTGAGGAGACTGTTGGGCCAGCTAGTGTCTCTGTTGATTTCCCAACTGTGGAAAGCATCACTGAAGTTATAGAGATGGAAGCTGTTAATCAAAATGAGAGAAGAGTGAGGTTTGCCATTGATGAGGATCCCGAAGCAGATAATACCCGGCGAGAGATCGAAATGCAGCTGCGAGAAGAGCTGGAAGAACTGTACCAAGCTCAACAAGCTGGGACTGCATTCATATTGGGACATTCGCATGTTCAGGCAAAGCAAGGTTCATCTGTGTTCAAGAAACTAGCCATTAACTTTGGGTATAATTTCCTGAGGAGGAATTGCCGGGGTCCAGATGTGGCCCTCAAAGTCCCACCAGTGTCTCTTCTTGAGGTTGGAATGGTTTATATTGTGTAG